In one window of Zingiber officinale cultivar Zhangliang chromosome 11A, Zo_v1.1, whole genome shotgun sequence DNA:
- the LOC122031278 gene encoding protein LUTEIN DEFICIENT 5, chloroplastic-like, which translates to MLGEYPIKRGEDIFISVWNLHRSPKHWVDAEKFNPERWLLDGPNPNESNQNFSYLPFGGGPRKCVGDMFATFETVVVTAMLVRRFNFQIAPGAPSVEMTTGAMIHTTEGLEMTDTRRTIPPVIPNLETKELTFNGNQQLRSNLSEATSVISNVHEEDQQGEISTTPVS; encoded by the exons ATGCTCGGCGAGTACCCCATAAAAAG GGGTGAAGATATTTTTATCTCTGTGTGGAATCTCCATCGAAgccctaagcattgggtcgatgCTGAGAAATTCAATCCAGAGAGATGGTTGTTGGACGGGCCAAACCCAAACGAGAGCAATCAAAACTTCAG TTACTTGCCATTTGGTGGTGGACCGAGGAAATGTGTTGGAGACATGTTTGCTACATTCGAG ACAGTGGTTGTAACAGCAATGCTGGTTAGAAGATTCAACTTCCAAATAGCCCCAGGAGCTCCTTCG GTAGAGATGACCACTGGCGCGATGATCCATACAACCGAAGGTTTGGAGATGACAGACACACGGAGAACAATCCCACCGGTCATCCCTAATTTGGAGACCAAAGAACTAACATTCAATGGTAATCAACAACTCAGATCAAACCTCTCGGAAGCAACATCAGTTATCAGCAATGTACATGAAGAGGATCAGCAAGGTGAAATCTCTACAACCCCTGTTTCATAA